DNA sequence from the Papio anubis isolate 15944 chromosome 7, Panubis1.0, whole genome shotgun sequence genome:
TTTAAATTCAGACTAGGactacaaaattttagttagaaattacaggtttatttttatattttgaaaaaggcataatagaaaacaaaaataaacaaccaggCATATCAATATTtgtgacatacacacacacacacaaaaatgaatataGGAAATAACATCAAGAAAAAGCATAGTATGTTTTGAAACCAACGTGGGGTATGAAGAGatttttgatgaaattcaactaAAGGCTATGCCTATGTAATGTTCGAGATATTACCACTCCTATCCTACTAGTAAAAATTAGCGAAGTAGGCTTCAAAACACGATTCCTGTTGTATTAGCCGGATTTATTTTGGTAATGATCCTGCTTCCTTATAAACAACTATTTTACTCATCATTGTTGAAGTCTTCTTGTGTTAAGGAGTgcaatgaggccaggcacggtggctaacacctgtactcccagcactttgggaggctgaggtgggaggatcgtttgaacccagtagttcgagaccagcctcgacaacatggcaaaaccccgtctctacagaaaatacaaaaattagccaggcatggtggcacgtgcctatagtcccaactacttgggaggctgaggtgggaggatcacttgagcctgaaaggtcaaggctgcagtgagccaagatcaggccatacCACACTCTCAGCGCTCTcagcaacctgggtgacacagtgagatcctgtcttcgaaaagaaaagaaaaaaacaaaaaacaaaactgatgtaTATGTCTTATTGCAAAACAGAACCCCAAgtctaaaagtaaaataagccaagggTAGTTACAACACTGATTAAAAAGAGTATATTCTGAGGCAGTTGTTAGTATATCACTCTCTATTATATGCACAATAACCTCAGATAGGTAAAATATCTGAGCATTTTGCAAGGTAAACCTCCAAAGTTATACCACAATGTGCCCTTTtctttgctgtttcttctttgcctctttctaCAGCTGCCAGTGAACACTCAGGAACTGCTTTGTGTGCCAGGGTCTCCAAGACTACCTCCAGGTTCCATGATTTGCTAGAATTCACAAGACTCAGCATATCATCACACAGGTAtgatttattacagcaaaagcaTATGAAGCAAAACAGCAAAGAGAAGAGGTACAGAGGCAAAGTCTTGGGGAAACCAGGTATAAGTTCCCAGAGTCCCCTAACAGTGGAGTCACACATATGTGTTGTTTCATTCCACCAGCAACTGAATTGTGACAACATGTGAGAAATGTTGTTTACCAGGGAAGCTTGTTAGAGATACAGTGCCCGGGGTTTTTACTGGGGGCTGGTCACGTAGGTACCTTCTACCTACCATGTACCAAAATTCTAGACTCCCAGGAAGAAAGCAGGTGTTCAGCACACACCACATTGTACAAACAGGTTAGTTACCATGAACCACTCTTTTCAGTGAGTGGAGCCCTCCTGTTAAGGTTTAAATATGTCCCCCAAGTTCAAGTGTTGGAAATTTAATTGACATTGTAAAAGTGTTATGAGACCTTTAACAAGTGATTAGGTAAGGGAGGCTTTGCTCTCATTAGTGAATTAGTGCTGCTATCTCGGGAGTGGGCTCATGATAAAAGGCTAAGTTTAGACCTATATATCTTTCTCATGCTCACTTGCCATGTGACGCCTTCTGCCATGGCAAGACCCTCGCTAGATGCTGGCGCCATGTTCTTGGACTGCCTAGCCTCCACACCCATCaaccaaataaacttctattcgTTATAAAATAGTTTGTGTAATTCTGTTATGACAGCAGAACAGACCAAGACACCTGATATCTAAGTTCCCAGATGCAACAGCCAAGGACGAACCTTATCATCTGGCCTTTCAAAGGATAAGTCAGGCTGGCTATGTTATTCTTTTCTGCATACTTAGTGACATTCCCATAGGAATAATCACCATAGACATTTTCAGATTCAAGAAGACTGTTCTAATTCAGAAACACCTTTTTTTTCcgaagacagagtcttgctctgttgcccaggctggagtgtggtggcacgatctgggtgcactgcaacctctgtccctgggctcaagtgattctcctgcctcagcctcctgagtagctgggattacaggcgcatgccaccatgcctggtgaatttttgtttttgttttttttggagatggagtcttgctctgttgcccaggctggagtgcagtggcacaatctcggcttactgtaacctctgcctcctgggttcaagcgattcttctgcctcagcctcccaagtggctgggattacaggcatccaccaccatgcctggctaattttttatatttctactagagacggggtttcaccatgttgtccaggctggtctcaaactcctgacctcaggtgatccacccacctgggttggcctcccaaagtgctgggattacaggcgtgagccactgcgcccagcctaatttttgtattttttgtagagacagttgtttcgccatggtggccaggctggtcttgaactcctgacctcatgatccgcccgcctgggcctcccaaagtacaggcatgagccaccgtgcttggccagaaacacacttttttttttgaaacgtgTGGTCCAGGCTgtagcacagtggtgtgatcatggcttattgcaaccatgacctcccaggcttaggtgatcctcttacctcagcctcctgaatagctgggactacaggcatgcaccaccatggtcggctaattttttgtgtattttgtagatacaggctttcaccatgttacccaggctggtcttgaactcctgggtttaagcgatctgcccgcctcagcctccctaagtgttaggactacaggtgtgagccaccacaccagaccataaacacacattttttaaaaaagagaattttctgCCTGAGAAATGGTTAATTCACTTATGTTAATAAATTGTCATGGCTATTTTTTATCTTCTCTAGTTTTACTGAAAGGTAGAATAAAAATACacgaaaaacaaaggaaaagtcaGTTTGGTCTTAATGAACCTGAGATCTTGATACTCCAACATAAAGCAGGTTCTTTCAGTATTACTAGCAGCAAAGACTATTAATACCCATGTTACAGTCAACTAGAAATAGACTTCATATGACTACACataattaagcaaaaataaagttGATGACTACTTGGCATTAGTAGTTTGGACATGAACTTTAGAAGTAAAAGGTAAAGGAGGCATTGTAATATCATGTTTATAAAGATAACTTTCTTCAGCTAATATTTTGGGGATACAAGACGaaacttcattttgttgtttacGCCACTTGAGTATATTCTCTGCcagttcttctgtctcagtcACCAATATATCCATCTTTGCTAAAGCCTGGTTCTGTAACATTTGAAAAGGGAAACAGGAGAAATTATATCTCTTATTAATTCATTATATCATGAATAATTGATACCAAAGGTTAACACCTGATCTTTTTCCAGCCCCTTACTTCAAAAGTTCCTTAAAACTATGCCTTCCCACTTTATAGTACCAACCTACTCTTTGTGAGTTCGCCTCTTTTGTCTTCAATAATCACTCAATGCAGATGACCCTCAATTTATATTGCTAAACCTAACCCCCTTCCTAAAATTCAGGCCCACATTTAAGACTATTGGTAATCTCTATCTGGATGTACCTTCAATATCTCAAACTCAGTTTAACTACAGTTCAACAGTGATTGACCATTTACTCCATGTGCAAgatgtgtcaaaaaacaaacttctttaACCCACACTTGATCCTACTCACCTTCAAGTCACCCAGACTAGAAACTTCATTATCTTTGATGTGTCCCTTGTCTAATTCATAGCCAAGTTCTAAAAATTTGACCTCCAAAATCTAAAAACATTATCTTCTGTATTTCTATGCTTTACATCTTTTATCTGAATGACTGTAAATTAGTCTCCAGGTTTTTCTGCCTTTGGTTTCTCTGCCTAGTCTTCTAACCCAGAGCtgatcaaacttttttttttgagacggggtctctttctgtcactaggctgcagtgcagtgttgcgatctcggctcactgcaacctgcctcccaggttcaagcgattctcttgcctcgacccctcaagtagctgggactacaggcgtgcgccaccacaccatgttaatttttgtatttttagtagagatggggtttcaccatgttggccaggatggtctcaatctcctgaccttgtgatttgcccgcctcagcctcccaaagtgctgggattacaggcgtgagccactgtgcctggcctgagctGATTGAACTTTAATGTGCACAGGAATCACCTGAGGAACTTGTTAAAATAAAGGATTCTGATTCTGAAGGTCTAGGGTGCATGATGTctgtagttttatatttaaaacaagctTCCAAGTGATGCTGATACCCTCTGCCCATACTTAGGAGTAGCAAGGCTCAGTCTGCTCTATCCAATATTTTCTCCATGATTAAGGCACAGTTCTAATCAAGTCACTCCTCTGCACCCttcactaaaaaaagaaaacacacgcacacacagacacacacacatacacacacacatatccaatGACTCCCCAATACTCAGACAGTAAAGTCTAAGATTCTTAGTCTGGTTTTTAAGGCACTGCATAAACTAACCCTAAGCTAATCTCCTCAATTCCTTTAGGCACCAGCCAAAGTGGAGTATCACTTTTCCCCCATACTTAAATTTCACCTATTCCTTAAGATTCACCTTACTTTggcaagtgcagtggctcaggcttttaatcccaacactttgggaggccgaggtaggtggatcacctgaggtcaggagttggagaccagtctggttgacatggcaaaaccccatctctactaaaaatacaaactattagcagggcgtgatggtgggcgcctgtaatcccagctacttgggaggctgaggcaggagaatcgcttgaacccaagaggcagaggttgcagtgagccgagattatgccattgcactccagcctgggtaacaagagtgaaactccatctcagaaaaaaaaaaaagattcggCTTACTGCTAACACCTAAATAAATCTTTACTgaagccggacgtggtggctcatgcctgtgatctcagcactttgagaggctgagggaggtgcctcacttgagcttaggagttcaagaccagcctaggcaacatagtgagaactcgtctctatttaaaaaacaaaacaaaaacttaattgAAGTCTTCCTACCCCTATCCTACTCAGAATCCTCCTAGACTGGAAGTAATTCCTCCCTTTTCTATGCTCAATAGATGGCATCTCTTTATAATTCTCTGCTGCATCGATTATGCAAATACAATCctataaagtagaaaatacatattttatagctGTCTCACCAAACATTGAGAATTTGAAGGCAGGGTTTGGTCATATCTATCTTTCACAATACATGTAGCATAGCCACAGCACAATGAAGGCAACACATGTTTATTAAATGTTggaataaaagaatttaaaatggcttctagagaaaaattatatgaaaaagaaaatgttaaatccAAGGTCTAaataaacacttctttttttttttttttttttttttgggaaatggagtcttgctctgttgcctaggatggagtgcagtggcacgatctcggctcactacaacctctgcctcccagtttcaagcaattctcctgcctcagcctcctgggtagctggaattacaggcgtgcaccaccatgcccagctaatttttgtattttcagtagagatggagtttcaccatgttggccaggctggtctccaactcctgacttcaagtaatccaactgccacggcctcccaaagtgcagggattacaggtgtgagccacctgcctggccaagaaaacacttcttgatttaaaaaataactagctCGTAATATTAGCTATTAAAAAGCTAAACTGGGAGAGCATACCTCTAAGATTCTAGTATAAAATAACTAAAGATAGTTATATTAATACTCACCATTTTCTTTAGATTTGCAGCTAAATGAGGTATATTTCTAATTGTTTCAAGGTGGGTTTCTAATCTCTCAATGAAAGTCACAGCCAATTCCAGCAAATGTACCATAtatctgaaagagaaagaaaaaagtcaaccatttttttttttttttgagacagagtctcgctctgttgcccaggctggagtgcagtggccggatctcagcttactgcaagctccgcctcccgggttcacgccattctcctgcctcagcctcccgagtagctgggactacaggcgcccgccacctcgcctagctagttttttgtattttttagtagagacggggtttcactgtgttagccaggatggtctcgatcccctgacctcctgatccgcccgtctcggcctcccaaagtgctgggattacaggcttgagccaccgcgcccggcctaaccattttttaaagtttaattgttttgcgttctttttcttttcctttaatcaGGACTTTTAATTTGAGATAAGAATTACAATCAACCTAGAGAGCCAATAACAACCTTCCTGCATTCATAGAAATATTAGTGATTAAAAAAAGGTCCTTCTCTTTCACTTTAAGCAACCTGTCATccaataaaaaaatggaaagagataaCAGTAATCATATCTGGAATCCAACTTAATGTTAAAGAAACCTCAATGTTAATCATAATCATTTTCTCATATAAGTAAAGGAATTTCCCTAGATAAAAAAAATCccattctgtttcctttttctttttttttttttttttgagttagagtctcactatgtcaccaggctggagtgcagtggcacaatctcggctcactgcaacctccgcctcctgggttcaagcaattctcctgcctcagcctcctgagtagctgggattagaggcacatgccaccatgcccagctaatttttgtatttttagcaaagacagggttcattatgttggccaggatggtctcaatctcctgacctcatgatccacccacctcggcctcccaaagtgctgggattacagacatgagtcaccttGCCCGgccccatttatttctttttgagacagagtctcattctgttgcccaggctggaatgtagtggcacaatctcggctcactgtaacctccgcctcctgggttcaagtgattcttgtgcctcagcctcctgagtagctgagattacaggcatgcaccactacactcagttactttttgtatttttagtagagacagggttttgtcatgttggccaggctggtctcaaagtcctggcctcaagtgatccacccatcttggcctcccaaattatcaggattacaggtgtgagctatgaCGCCCAGCCTCATTCCATTTCAACCTACTCATTCTCTGTGAAGAATGAAGACAATAAGGATAAATGTACTTCATTGAAATAGTCTACATAGAAAGCTATTTTGAATCTCTGCATTTGCAAAAACGCTTTCAAATCATTGCCCAGTTCTTAGATGTAGTACAGTATATACGCTAAGGGTAATGATAATGTACTAAAGAGATACTGAATATAGCCACAGGaaaggggttttgttttgttttttgttttgagacagagtctcacctgttgcccaggctggagtgcagtggcacaatctcagctcactgcaacctctgcctcatgggttcatgtgattttcctgcctcagcctcaccagtagctggtattacaggcatgtgccaccatgcccagcatattttgcactttttggtagagacagggtttcaccatgttggccaggctggtctcgaactcctggtctcaagtgatcagcccacctcggcctcccaaagtgttgggattacaggcgtgagccactgtgcccagccttgttttgtctttttggaaGAATAAGTTTTTGCATATCTATTGTtttcctacaaaataaaaaatctgacaCTTAAAAGAAGATACTGATTTGCTTAAGCTAGTGAGGCACTGGTGGAGAAAGTTAGCAATGAGATCCCCAGATGCTTGcttcttatttatttgagacagagtctcactctgttacccaggctggtgcaatcacagctcactgcagagttgaccttctgggctcaggtcatcctcccagctcagcctcccaggtagctaggaatacaggtgtgtgccatcatgctttgctcatttttgttttttgtttttgtttttttggtagaaatgggattttgccatgttgcccaggctggtatttaTCATTAGTCATAATCTACATCTTCAATTTGATACTTGTAATACTGTGAGGAAGAGGGCAATAGAAGTCATCTCCATTCTATTTATTGGGAAACCAagtgaaaaatttaaatcatttgcTCAAGGCTTTGAGGCATATAAACAGTAGCGATGAGAACAGAATCCAGGTTTTTTCCTCCCTTAGTTGATAGTGTTTTCATCTGCCCCAGTTAAACGCCCACAATAGAATTTTTACATATAGGCAACATTAACTCAACAATGAATTTACTTTACAACAATGAATTTACTTCACATACAATTTTTGTTACATGTTATGGATCTAATTTCTTTCACTAAAGTCATAATTTGTAATTCCCAAAACACGATAGCCAAGTTCTTTCTTTTTGCCATAGGTATAGTGGTTTAAAAGCaatgattttctttctggtttaatatATCAACATTAATAATGTTAACAACTAGAATCActaattgttttatgaattctGCTGCAAAGTAActgcaaaacaaaaagtaaactgAGAAAACAGGTGTAAGTGTTAATTTCTACTTTTCAGTCTAACCTGTGATAAACAGCTTCAATAGGTAAGTTTTCCTGGCACATGGGTTTCAACAGTCTTTGCCTAAGGGATCTCTTCTCTTTCAGCACCGCTTCCAAATGATTATTCATGCTTTGCAGAGTATGACACTTCTGAgctatacaaattaaaaatagtaattacagTTAGCAATAGGACAAATAACAGAATCactaataatttcttctttgcctTGGTTTAACACCACCAATGTCAAAAATTCATCCCATCATTACCCTCCTGTCTCCTCTGTATTAATAATTGGTATTAATACCAATACCAATTTCATTTTCAACAATTCTCGTTTAGTCGGtttttgtatatgtaatatatttctattatctCTTTTCCTAGTGATAACCAAATCTAGTgctaaattctttctctgtgtttctcaTCTCTACCTCTTATTCAGTTCTTAATAGCCAGA
Encoded proteins:
- the HAUS2 gene encoding HAUS augmin-like complex subunit 2 isoform X2; the protein is MLNMSKKTASYFVNFTRLQQITDIEAEIYQKNLEIELLKLEKDTADVVHPFFLAQKCHTLQSMNNHLEAVLKEKRSLRQRLLKPMCQENLPIEAVYHRYMVHLLELAVTFIERLETHLETIRNIPHLAANLKKMNQALAKMDILVTETEELAENILKWRKQQNEVSSCIPKILAEESYLYKHDITMPPLPFTSKVHVQTTNAK
- the HAUS2 gene encoding HAUS augmin-like complex subunit 2 isoform X1; translation: MAEMLNMSKKTASYFVNFTRLQQITDIEAEIYQKNLEIELLKLEKDTADVVHPFFLAQKCHTLQSMNNHLEAVLKEKRSLRQRLLKPMCQENLPIEAVYHRYMVHLLELAVTFIERLETHLETIRNIPHLAANLKKMNQALAKMDILVTETEELAENILKWRKQQNEVSSCIPKILAEESYLYKHDITMPPLPFTSKVHVQTTNAK
- the HAUS2 gene encoding HAUS augmin-like complex subunit 2 isoform X3, yielding MNNHLEAVLKEKRSLRQRLLKPMCQENLPIEAVYHRYMVHLLELAVTFIERLETHLETIRNIPHLAANLKKMNQALAKMDILVTETEELAENILKWRKQQNEVSSCIPKILAEESYLYKHDITMPPLPFTSKVHVQTTNAK